A window of Juglans regia cultivar Chandler chromosome 7, Walnut 2.0, whole genome shotgun sequence contains these coding sequences:
- the LOC109006103 gene encoding nitrate regulatory gene2 protein-like isoform X2 — protein sequence MGCGQSKIENEEAVLRCKDRKLYMKDAVTARNAFAAAHSSYATYLKNTGAALSDFANGEVAHFHSSPSAHSTVPSSSAASTSAPTFDPFPPPPPLPNFPFPLQRAATMPEIKIQKPDPQRPVTGTIIEEEEGVESDGEDPRTRLKRRSGSSHRNSRVVEDEGGPPPLVSQEEVPMTPQQHNTPYEYFFSVDNMPGTTFSDAIPVAEFVEVSVRNGEMERKASEEKSKRVDDDRGVGGGVGEEVKGTEKIEAAVPAAGRIVKKVKLAEGKRMAKSNLNLLQIFLELDDDFLKASESAHEVSKLLEATRLHYHSNFADNRGHIDHSARVMRVITWNRSFKGLNDNADDWKDDFGSEEHETHATVLDKLLAWEKKLYDEVKTGELMKLEYQKKVASLDKLKKRGTNSEALEKAKAALVEGMAAMWEIMLSHHEDQSKIVMALRSLDISQSSKETSEHHHERTYQLLAVVQDWHSHFHKLVNYQKEYIKALNNWLKLNIIPVDSNLKEKVSVPPIESPPIRGLLHAWHDHLEKLPDEFARTAIHNFGAVISSIVKHQDEELKLKQKCEDTRKELARKTRQYEDWYHKYMQRRAPDESDPEGAEDTTQNNLLVEKQFMVDTVQKRLEEEQEAYQRHCLQVREKSLASLKTHLPELFRELSNFSRACSKMYRNLRSVSQPPNPSQRSL from the exons ATGGGTTGCGGCCAGTCGAAGATCGAGAACGAGGAGGCTGTGTTGCGGTGCAAGGACCGCAAACTCTACATGAAGGATGCGGTAACGGCCCGCAACGCCTTCGCCGCTGCCCACTCATCCTACGCCACCTATCTCAAGAACACCGGCGCTGCCCTCAGCGATTTTGCCAACGGTGAGGTCGCCCACTTCCATTCCTCCCCCTCTGCTCATTCTACCGTCCCCTCCTCCTCCGCTGCCTCCACCTCCGCCCCAACGTTCGATCccttccctccccctccccctctcccCAACTTCCCTTTCCCGCTCCAGCGAGCAGCCACCATGCCCGAGATCAAGATCCAGAAGCCCGATCCGCAGAGGCCCGTTACCGGGACGATCAtcgaggaggaggagggtgtcGAGTCCGACGGTGAGGACCCCCGTACCCGGTTGAAAAGGCGTAGCGGTAGTAGTCATAGAAACTCCAGAGTTGTGGAAGACGAGGGGGGCCCACCGCCGCTTGTGTCCCAGGAGGAGGTACCGATGACTCCTCAACAGCACAATACTCCGTACGAATACTTTTTCTCAGTGGATAACATGCCCGGAACGACCTTTAGCGACGCGATTCCGGTGGCGGAGTTTGTGGAGGTTTCTGTGAGGAACGGGGAGATGGAGCGGAAGGCGTCGGAGGAAAAGTCTAAGAGGGTGGACGATGATCGTGGTGTTGGTGGCGGCGTCGGCGAAGAAGTTAAGGGAACCGAGAAGATCGAGGCGGCGGTGCCTGCAGCGGGGAGGATTGTGAAGAAGGTTAAACTGGCAGAGGGGAAGAGGATGGCGAAgtctaatttgaatttattgcaaatatttttagagCTTGACGACGATTTCTTGAAGGCTTCCGAGAGTGCCCACGAGGTTTCAAAGTTGCTTGAGGCAACCAGGTTGCACTATCACTCTAATTTTGCTGATAATCGAG GACATATTGATCATTCCGCTAGAGTGATGCGAGTTATTACATGGAATAGGTCATTTAAAGGGTTGAATGACAATGCTGATGATTGGAAGGATGACTTTGGCTCAGAAGAGCACGAAACTCATGCCACAGTGCTGGATAAGTTGCTGGCATGGGAGAAAAAGCTATATGATGAAGTGAAG ACAGGTGAGCTGATGAAGTTAGAGTACCAAAAAAAGGTTGCTTCACTGGACAAGCTAAAGAAAAGAGGTACCAACTCTGAAGCATTGGAGAAAGCAAAAGCGGCA CTTGTTGAAGG GATGGCTGCCATGTGGGAAATCATGCTGTCTCACCATGAGGACCAGTCAAAGATAGTGATGGCACTGAGATCTCTTGACATCTCCCAATCGTCCAAGGAAACAAGCGAGCACCACCATGAGCGCACATACCAGCTTTTGGCGGTTGTGCAGGACTGGCATTCACATTTTCACAAGCTAGTAAACTATCAGAAAGAGTACATTAAGGCCCTCAACAATTGGTTAAAACTAAATATCATCCCTGTTGACAGCAATTTGAAAGAGAAGGTTTCTGTTCCACCAATTGAAAGTCCCCCTATTCGTGGACTGCTCCATGCTTGGCACGATCATCTGGAGAAACTACCAGATGAATTTGCTAGAACTGCTATACACAACTTTGGTGCCGTAATAAGTTCAATAGTGAAGCACCAAGATGAAGAGCTGAAGTTGAAGCAAAAATGTGAAGACACCCGCAAGGAGCTTGCCCGCAAGACCCGGCAATATGAAGACTGGTATCACAAGTACATGCAACGGAGGGCACCAGATGAGTCGGATCCAGAGGGGGCAGAAGATACAACTCAAAATAATCTCCTTGTGGAAAAGCAGTTTATGGTGGACACGGTGCAGAAGAGGTTGGAAGAGGAGCAGGAAGCTTACCAGAGGCATTGCCTTCAAGTGAGGGAGAAGTCTTTGGCAAGTTTAAAAACTCACTTGCCAGAGCTCTTTAGAGAACTCTCAAATTTTTCTCGGGCATGTTCAAAAATGTACAGAAACTTGAGGTCCGTATCACAGCCCCCGAATCCAAGTCAGAGATCATTATGA
- the LOC109006103 gene encoding nitrate regulatory gene2 protein-like isoform X1 has protein sequence MGCGQSKIENEEAVLRCKDRKLYMKDAVTARNAFAAAHSSYATYLKNTGAALSDFANGEVAHFHSSPSAHSTVPSSSAASTSAPTFDPFPPPPPLPNFPFPLQRAATMPEIKIQKPDPQRPVTGTIIEEEEGVESDGEDPRTRLKRRSGSSHRNSRVVEDEGGPPPLVSQEEVPMTPQQHNTPYEYFFSVDNMPGTTFSDAIPVAEFVEVSVRNGEMERKASEEKSKRVDDDRGVGGGVGEEVKGTEKIEAAVPAAGRIVKKVKLAEGKRMAKSNLNLLQIFLELDDDFLKASESAHEVSKLLEATRLHYHSNFADNRGHIDHSARVMRVITWNRSFKGLNDNADDWKDDFGSEEHETHATVLDKLLAWEKKLYDEVKTGELMKLEYQKKVASLDKLKKRGTNSEALEKAKAAVSHLHTRYIVDMQSMDSTVLEISRLRDDQLFPKLFQLVEGMAAMWEIMLSHHEDQSKIVMALRSLDISQSSKETSEHHHERTYQLLAVVQDWHSHFHKLVNYQKEYIKALNNWLKLNIIPVDSNLKEKVSVPPIESPPIRGLLHAWHDHLEKLPDEFARTAIHNFGAVISSIVKHQDEELKLKQKCEDTRKELARKTRQYEDWYHKYMQRRAPDESDPEGAEDTTQNNLLVEKQFMVDTVQKRLEEEQEAYQRHCLQVREKSLASLKTHLPELFRELSNFSRACSKMYRNLRSVSQPPNPSQRSL, from the exons ATGGGTTGCGGCCAGTCGAAGATCGAGAACGAGGAGGCTGTGTTGCGGTGCAAGGACCGCAAACTCTACATGAAGGATGCGGTAACGGCCCGCAACGCCTTCGCCGCTGCCCACTCATCCTACGCCACCTATCTCAAGAACACCGGCGCTGCCCTCAGCGATTTTGCCAACGGTGAGGTCGCCCACTTCCATTCCTCCCCCTCTGCTCATTCTACCGTCCCCTCCTCCTCCGCTGCCTCCACCTCCGCCCCAACGTTCGATCccttccctccccctccccctctcccCAACTTCCCTTTCCCGCTCCAGCGAGCAGCCACCATGCCCGAGATCAAGATCCAGAAGCCCGATCCGCAGAGGCCCGTTACCGGGACGATCAtcgaggaggaggagggtgtcGAGTCCGACGGTGAGGACCCCCGTACCCGGTTGAAAAGGCGTAGCGGTAGTAGTCATAGAAACTCCAGAGTTGTGGAAGACGAGGGGGGCCCACCGCCGCTTGTGTCCCAGGAGGAGGTACCGATGACTCCTCAACAGCACAATACTCCGTACGAATACTTTTTCTCAGTGGATAACATGCCCGGAACGACCTTTAGCGACGCGATTCCGGTGGCGGAGTTTGTGGAGGTTTCTGTGAGGAACGGGGAGATGGAGCGGAAGGCGTCGGAGGAAAAGTCTAAGAGGGTGGACGATGATCGTGGTGTTGGTGGCGGCGTCGGCGAAGAAGTTAAGGGAACCGAGAAGATCGAGGCGGCGGTGCCTGCAGCGGGGAGGATTGTGAAGAAGGTTAAACTGGCAGAGGGGAAGAGGATGGCGAAgtctaatttgaatttattgcaaatatttttagagCTTGACGACGATTTCTTGAAGGCTTCCGAGAGTGCCCACGAGGTTTCAAAGTTGCTTGAGGCAACCAGGTTGCACTATCACTCTAATTTTGCTGATAATCGAG GACATATTGATCATTCCGCTAGAGTGATGCGAGTTATTACATGGAATAGGTCATTTAAAGGGTTGAATGACAATGCTGATGATTGGAAGGATGACTTTGGCTCAGAAGAGCACGAAACTCATGCCACAGTGCTGGATAAGTTGCTGGCATGGGAGAAAAAGCTATATGATGAAGTGAAG ACAGGTGAGCTGATGAAGTTAGAGTACCAAAAAAAGGTTGCTTCACTGGACAAGCTAAAGAAAAGAGGTACCAACTCTGAAGCATTGGAGAAAGCAAAAGCGGCAGTAAGTCATCTTCATACAAGATACATTGTTGATATGCAATCCATGGATTCAACGGTTTTAGAGATAAGTCGATTACGCGATGACCAATTATTCCCAAAACTTTTTCAGCTTGTTGAAGG GATGGCTGCCATGTGGGAAATCATGCTGTCTCACCATGAGGACCAGTCAAAGATAGTGATGGCACTGAGATCTCTTGACATCTCCCAATCGTCCAAGGAAACAAGCGAGCACCACCATGAGCGCACATACCAGCTTTTGGCGGTTGTGCAGGACTGGCATTCACATTTTCACAAGCTAGTAAACTATCAGAAAGAGTACATTAAGGCCCTCAACAATTGGTTAAAACTAAATATCATCCCTGTTGACAGCAATTTGAAAGAGAAGGTTTCTGTTCCACCAATTGAAAGTCCCCCTATTCGTGGACTGCTCCATGCTTGGCACGATCATCTGGAGAAACTACCAGATGAATTTGCTAGAACTGCTATACACAACTTTGGTGCCGTAATAAGTTCAATAGTGAAGCACCAAGATGAAGAGCTGAAGTTGAAGCAAAAATGTGAAGACACCCGCAAGGAGCTTGCCCGCAAGACCCGGCAATATGAAGACTGGTATCACAAGTACATGCAACGGAGGGCACCAGATGAGTCGGATCCAGAGGGGGCAGAAGATACAACTCAAAATAATCTCCTTGTGGAAAAGCAGTTTATGGTGGACACGGTGCAGAAGAGGTTGGAAGAGGAGCAGGAAGCTTACCAGAGGCATTGCCTTCAAGTGAGGGAGAAGTCTTTGGCAAGTTTAAAAACTCACTTGCCAGAGCTCTTTAGAGAACTCTCAAATTTTTCTCGGGCATGTTCAAAAATGTACAGAAACTTGAGGTCCGTATCACAGCCCCCGAATCCAAGTCAGAGATCATTATGA